The Acidobacteriota bacterium genome segment CGGCGCGTCTGATGGGCCGGCCCGTCGACCAGATCGACCGGGCGGCGGTGCTCTCGGTGCTCGGGCCGGTGTACCGCGACAAGCCGGCGACGGGCAAGCTCCTGCGCGGTTGGGTCCGGGGCGTGCTCGCGGCGGCGCAGGCTCTGGGCCACGTCGACGTGAACGCGGCGGGCGAAGTGATCGACGCGGCTTTGCCGAAGACTCCGAAGGCCCGAGCGCATCGGCGGGCGTTGCCGTACGCGGACGTTCCCGCGGCGCTGGCGGCGGTCGAGGCGTCCGGGGCCGGTCCGGCCGTCAAGGCGGCGATTCGCTTCACGGCGTTGACGGCGGTCCGGTCGGGCGAGGCTCGCGGGGCGACGTGGGGCGAGGTCGACCTCGAGGCGCGGGAGTGGCGCGTACCGGCCTCGCGGATGAAGGCCGGGGCGGAACATCGGGTGCCGTTGTCGGATGCGGCTGTGGGCGTGCTGGAGGGCATGAGGGCGCATTCCGACGCCGCGGCCGATTCGCTGATCTTCCCTGGCGTGGGCGGGCGTCCGCTCAACGGCGACACCTTGATTAAGGCGCTGCGGCGAGCGACGGGTACGGATGCGGACGTTCACGGCTTCCGGTCGAGTTTCCGGACGTGGGCGGCGGAGCGGTCCGGGGCGACGCGGGACGTGGCGGAGCTGGCCCTTGCCCACGTGGTGGGCGGAGCTGTCGAGCGGAGTTACGCCCGAAGCGATCTGTTCGACCAGCGGCGCGGGCTGATGGACCGCTGGGCCGCGTTCGTGACCGGCCCTGCCCCTACCCGGTAACAGGTTGGCCGGCCTCCGCGTGATGGGGATGGGTGTAGCATTGCTCATGCTGCCGCAACCCGGGGGCGACAGCGACGCGCGATCTCAACGTGCGTCTGAGCCGCAAGTAGCGGCTGGACACTATACGATATGATAAACTGCGGTGTCGCCTGCCACTTTCTGACCGCCCTGAGGCGATCGCGTGTGTGATCAAGTCGATTCCCGGTTGGATCTTTATGGTCAGCAGTGAGCCATGTACGATCTCCACAATCTCGGTTGGCACAGCTTC includes the following:
- a CDS encoding tyrosine-type recombinase/integrase — its product is MERLTARRAETLRKPGRYQAGDTVYLVVAKGRTGRVNKRWVQRLHVQGKRRDISIGTYPAVTLSEARERAHDNRLTAKRGGDPSGRASTVPTFADVSAKVERGGQWRGQTRETRRRTLARYAARLMGRPVDQIDRAAVLSVLGPVYRDKPATGKLLRGWVRGVLAAAQALGHVDVNAAGEVIDAALPKTPKARAHRRALPYADVPAALAAVEASGAGPAVKAAIRFTALTAVRSGEARGATWGEVDLEAREWRVPASRMKAGAEHRVPLSDAAVGVLEGMRAHSDAAADSLIFPGVGGRPLNGDTLIKALRRATGTDADVHGFRSSFRTWAAERSGATRDVAELALAHVVGGAVERSYARSDLFDQRRGLMDRWAAFVTGPAPTR